A single genomic interval of Antechinus flavipes isolate AdamAnt ecotype Samford, QLD, Australia chromosome 1, AdamAnt_v2, whole genome shotgun sequence harbors:
- the PSMA8 gene encoding proteasome subunit alpha-type 8: MAARYDRAITVFSPDGHLFQVEYAQEAVKKGSTAVGIRGTDIVVLGVEKKSVAKLQDERTVRKICALDDHVCMAFAGLTADARIVINRARVECQSHKLTVEDPVTVEYITRFIATLKQKYTQSNGRRPFGISALIVGFDDDGIPRLYQTDPSGTYHAWKANAIGRSAKTVREFLEKNYTEGTIATDSEAIKLAIRALLEVVQSGGKNIELAIIRRNQPLKMFSAKEIESQVVDIEREKEEAEKKKSKKTI, from the exons ATGGCGGCCCGTTATGATCGGGCGATCACCGTCTTTTCTCCCGACGGCCACTTATTTCAAGTGGAATACGCGCAAGAGGCGGTAAAGAAGGGTTCGACGGCG GTTGGCATTCGAGGCACGGATATAGTTGTGTTGGGAGTAGAAAAAAAGTCTGTTGCTAAACTTCAAGATGAAAGAACTGTAAGGAAGATCTGTGCCCTAGATGACCATGTCTGCATGGCTTTTGCAG GTCTAACTGCTGATGCTAGAATAGTAATTAATCGAGCCCGTGTGGAGTGCCAAAGCCATAAACTGACCGTTGAAGATCCAGTCACAGTAGAATATATAACACGTTTCATAGCAACATTGAAGCAG AAATACACACAGAGCAACGGACGCAGACCTTTTGGCATTTCTGCTTTAATTGTGGGTTTTGATGATGATGGTATCCCAAGATTATATCAGACTGACCCATCTGGTACTTATCATGCTTGGAAG gcaaatGCAATAGGCCGCAGTGCTAAGACTGTTCGtgaatttctggaaaaaaattacacagaAGGCACTATAGCAACTGATAGTGAAGCTATCAAATTGGCAATAAGAGCTCTGTTAGAA GTTGTACAATctggtggaaagaacattgaacttgCTATCATAAGAAGAAACCAACCATTGAAG atgtTTAGTGCCAAAGAAATTGAATCTCAAGTTGTGGatatagaaagggaaaaggaagaagcagagaagaaaaaatccAAGAAGACAATTTAA